The proteins below come from a single Corylus avellana chromosome ca3, CavTom2PMs-1.0 genomic window:
- the LOC132174342 gene encoding putative F-box protein At3g16210 has translation MSIPHDLFPEILSHLHRLPAKSLVRFQCVSKSWFAKINDPGFIQRHHDNSSERRLLLQIWNCNTDHQEPLNYYLANSPNENGEAVFPPFHNPCRFSKILDCCNGLVCIRTYDDKIVIWNPSIRKYKLLPSLPTVSGLKRRNFGFGYDPVNKDYKVVSIVEYFGSGDVSFARIFKVELYSLKPNSWSRVGLGSLPTTLWELRIFFGPVSLNGDLYFLVKTPTVIRLLAFHLTTEKFREQRPMLPVGPQTLEVLGGSLYVSTYEPGAQTIVLWRLNEEWSWIRFRSVPIFEFDFQLEMPLMGWRVVLWSKDGQEVLMEMDYGCKNLFKYDIKEKTRFIGHIGKHFWSGTCLGSLLLLDGDSVH, from the coding sequence ATGTCGATACCGCACGATCTATTCCCCGAAATACTCTCCCACCTACACCGACTACCCGCCAAGTCTCTGGTCCGTTTCCAATGCGTTTCCAAGTCATGGTTCGCCAAAATCAACGATCCAGGTTTCATCCAGAGGCATCACGACAACAGCAGCGAACGCCGTCTCCTTCTGCAGATATGGAACTGTAACACTGATCATCAGGAGCCGCTAAATTACTACTTGGCAAACTCTCCCAACGAGAATGGAGAGGCGGTCTTCCCGCCATTCCATAACCCATGCAGATTCTCCAAAATCTTAGACTGTTGCAATGGCTTGGTTTGCATCCGCACTTACGAtgataaaattgtgatttggaaCCCATCAATCAGGAAATACAAGCTATTACCCTCTCTGCCAACCGTATCCGGgttgaaaagaagaaattttggaTTCGGGTATGACCCTGTCAACAAAGATTACAAGGTTGTAAGCATTGTGGAATACTTTGGAAGCGGCGATGTAAGCTTTGCACGGATCTTTAAAGTTGAGTTATATAGTCTGAAACCCAATTCTTGGAGCAGAGTTGGTCTAGGCAGTTTGCCTACGACTCTCTGGGAGTTGCGTATTTTTTTTGGGCCGGTTTCTTTGAACGGTGATTtgtattttttggttaaaactCCGACAGTGATCCGCCTTCTCGCTTTCCATCTCACGACAGAGAAATTCCGAGAGCAAAGGCCTATGCTTCCGGTTGGACCGCAAACTTTGGAGGTTTTGGGAGGATCGCTGTATGTCTCCACATATGAACCGGGGGCACAAACCATTGTCTTATGGCGGTTGAATGAGGAGTGGAGTTGGATTCGGTTTCGTAGTGTGCCGATTTTCGAGTTCGATTTCCAGTTGGAGATGCCTCTCATGGGGTGGCGAGTAGTGTTGTGGTCAAAGGACGGCCAAGAGGTTCTGATGGAGATGGATTACGGGTGTAAGAATCTCTTCAAGTATGATATAAAAGAGAAGACACGCTTCATCGGGCATATTGGCAAGCATTTTTGGTCGGGGACTTGTTTGGGAAGCCTCCTTCTCCTCGATGGTGATAGTGTCCATTGA